In one Achromobacter spanius genomic region, the following are encoded:
- the ispE gene encoding 4-(cytidine 5'-diphospho)-2-C-methyl-D-erythritol kinase produces the protein MTLYDVPAPAKLNLFLHVVGRRADGYHLLQTVFRFIDLCDTLHFDARDDGVISRATELAGVSEADDLTLRAARALQQATGTRQGVQIGLEKRIPQGGGLGGGSSDAATVLIALNKLWNTGLTRRELMDLALPLGADVPVFVFGQSAFAEGVGEALTAVTLPERAYLVAQPDTSVPTVGIFSAPDLTRDSSYITIADFLASPTFSFGKNDLEPVVHRLYPEVFRASRWLAEQGYPVRMSGSGACLFAEFSELSEAVLAKAEISAIMRGAVKTNSTTHPRFRLVQACTGLTEHPLRNWIAR, from the coding sequence GTGACTCTGTACGACGTACCCGCTCCCGCCAAGCTGAATCTGTTCCTGCATGTGGTGGGCCGCCGCGCCGACGGCTACCACTTGCTGCAAACGGTCTTCCGCTTCATTGACCTGTGCGATACGCTGCATTTCGATGCGCGCGACGATGGCGTCATCAGCCGGGCCACCGAGCTTGCCGGCGTGTCCGAAGCCGATGACCTGACCTTGCGCGCCGCGCGTGCCTTGCAGCAAGCCACCGGCACGCGCCAGGGCGTGCAGATCGGTCTTGAAAAGCGCATCCCGCAGGGCGGCGGGTTGGGTGGCGGTTCCAGCGATGCGGCTACTGTGCTGATCGCGTTGAACAAACTGTGGAACACGGGGCTGACGCGGCGCGAACTCATGGACCTGGCTTTGCCTTTGGGCGCCGACGTGCCGGTATTCGTGTTCGGGCAATCGGCCTTCGCGGAGGGCGTGGGCGAAGCGCTCACCGCCGTGACGCTGCCCGAACGCGCTTACCTGGTGGCGCAGCCGGACACCAGCGTACCGACTGTTGGAATATTTTCAGCGCCCGATTTGACAAGGGATTCTTCTTACATCACAATAGCGGACTTTCTTGCTTCGCCAACTTTTTCCTTCGGGAAAAACGACTTGGAGCCGGTGGTTCACCGTCTTTATCCTGAAGTTTTCAGGGCATCGCGGTGGCTTGCAGAACAGGGTTACCCTGTACGCATGTCGGGATCAGGCGCGTGTTTATTCGCCGAATTCTCAGAACTTTCCGAAGCCGTTTTGGCGAAAGCAGAAATATCCGCTATAATGCGCGGCGCTGTTAAAACAAACAGCACAACGCATCCACGGTTTCGGTTAGTGCAGGCTTGTACTGGTTTAACTGAACACCCGTTGCGGAATTGGATTGCAAGATAG
- a CDS encoding 50S ribosomal protein L25/general stress protein Ctc: MKFIATARSVQGSSASRRLRRAGRVPAIVYGGTAAPLNIELDHNEIYHALRKEEFHASILQMQLEGSKDEQVLLRSVQWHAYKPQVLHVDFQRVDANQALRTKVPLHFVNAEISPAVKLAGAIISHVTTELEITCLPKALPQFIEIDLSNTLAGASIHLADIKLPMGVTYVPHGGEDNPLLAAAIVKGGGAAAADDAEEAAPAA, from the coding sequence ATGAAATTCATCGCCACTGCGCGTAGCGTCCAGGGTTCGAGTGCGAGCCGCCGCCTGCGCCGCGCGGGCCGCGTTCCCGCCATTGTCTATGGTGGTACGGCTGCCCCCCTGAACATCGAACTCGACCACAACGAGATCTATCACGCCCTGCGTAAGGAAGAATTCCACGCATCGATCCTGCAAATGCAGCTCGAAGGCTCGAAGGATGAGCAAGTGTTGTTGCGTTCGGTTCAATGGCACGCCTACAAGCCGCAAGTCCTGCACGTGGACTTCCAGCGCGTGGACGCCAACCAGGCTCTGCGTACCAAGGTGCCGCTGCACTTTGTCAACGCCGAAATCTCGCCCGCTGTGAAGCTGGCCGGCGCCATCATCAGCCACGTGACGACCGAACTGGAAATCACCTGCCTGCCGAAGGCTCTGCCCCAGTTCATCGAAATCGACCTGTCCAACACCCTGGCTGGCGCTTCGATCCACCTGGCCGACATCAAGCTGCCCATGGGCGTCACCTACGTGCCCCACGGCGGTGAAGACAACCCGCTGCTGGCTGCCGCCATCGTCAAGGGCGGCGGTGCCGCCGCTGCCGACGACGCCGAAGAAGCTGCTCCGGCTGCCTAA
- a CDS encoding CPBP family glutamic-type intramembrane protease → MNNPAQSTPVGKTRFRSEVADFWRYIRHPRPVSRVSGRAAGRVGNGFLADWWPGIRPGRLLAWAGLLWALNLFALGPVAVMAAGLGGATHRIDPANLPWLTAVIWAPLVEEMLFRYGLRRPLQALWLVPALMPVVLYGPQLWTGLLLAAFMLLACWGVRPRATMLSGWDTTWRRYYLKHFGLVFHLVALTFAAVHLTNFVYSKTPYWLMPLLVLPQWLTGLVLGWMRVRRGIGAAILLHATFNAGPILMIWAVMRWAPSVVK, encoded by the coding sequence ATGAACAACCCCGCGCAGTCCACCCCCGTCGGCAAAACCCGCTTTCGATCAGAAGTCGCGGACTTCTGGCGCTATATCCGTCACCCGCGTCCAGTGTCGCGCGTGTCGGGGCGTGCGGCGGGGCGTGTGGGTAATGGGTTTCTGGCTGATTGGTGGCCGGGCATTCGCCCCGGACGCCTGTTGGCCTGGGCCGGGCTGCTGTGGGCGTTGAATCTTTTTGCGCTGGGCCCCGTGGCTGTGATGGCTGCTGGCTTGGGCGGCGCCACCCACCGCATCGATCCGGCCAACCTGCCGTGGCTGACGGCGGTTATCTGGGCGCCGCTCGTTGAAGAAATGCTGTTTCGCTACGGTTTGCGCCGGCCCTTGCAGGCGCTTTGGTTGGTGCCCGCATTGATGCCCGTGGTCCTGTATGGCCCGCAACTGTGGACGGGACTGCTGCTGGCCGCTTTTATGCTGCTGGCCTGTTGGGGCGTGCGTCCCCGCGCGACGATGCTGTCAGGCTGGGACACGACATGGCGGCGCTACTACCTGAAGCACTTCGGCCTGGTGTTCCATCTGGTCGCGCTGACGTTTGCCGCGGTCCACCTGACCAACTTCGTCTATAGCAAGACGCCGTACTGGCTGATGCCGCTGCTGGTGCTGCCGCAATGGCTGACGGGGCTGGTGCTGGGCTGGATGCGCGTGCGACGCGGCATCGGCGCGGCCATCCTGCTGCACGCCACGTTCAACGCCGGCCCCATTTTGATGATCTGGGCCGTCATGCGCTGGGCGCCGTCCGTCGTCAAATAG
- a CDS encoding ribose-phosphate pyrophosphokinase produces the protein MANDSFMIFTGTANTRLAVDVVNHLDMSLGKMTVGRFSDGEVMVEINENVRGKDVFVLQPTCAPTNDNLMEIMVMVDALRRASAGRITAAIPYFGYARQDRRPRSARVAISAKVVANMLQVAGVDRVLTMDLHADQIQGFFDIPVDNIYAGPILLGDIWRRNFSNLVVVSPDIGGVVRARALAKQLEADLAIIDKRRPRANVSEVMNIIGEVDGRTCIIMDDMVDTAGTLCKAAQALKDRGAGAVYAYCTHPVLSGGAIDRIEASELDELVVTDTIPLSEQGQASGKIRQLSCAALLGETILRISNAESVSSLFVD, from the coding sequence ATGGCAAACGATAGCTTCATGATCTTCACGGGCACGGCCAACACTCGGCTGGCCGTGGACGTAGTCAACCACCTCGATATGTCCCTGGGCAAGATGACCGTCGGTCGCTTCTCAGACGGCGAGGTGATGGTCGAAATCAACGAGAACGTGCGTGGCAAGGACGTCTTCGTTCTGCAGCCCACCTGTGCGCCCACCAATGACAACCTGATGGAAATCATGGTCATGGTTGATGCCCTGCGCCGCGCGTCGGCCGGCCGCATCACCGCCGCGATTCCGTACTTCGGCTACGCCCGCCAAGACCGCCGCCCGCGCTCGGCGCGCGTCGCCATCTCGGCCAAGGTTGTGGCCAACATGCTGCAAGTGGCTGGCGTTGACCGCGTCCTGACGATGGACCTGCACGCTGACCAGATCCAGGGTTTCTTCGACATCCCCGTGGACAACATCTACGCCGGTCCGATCTTGCTGGGCGACATCTGGCGCCGCAATTTCTCGAACCTGGTCGTGGTGTCCCCGGACATCGGCGGCGTGGTTCGTGCCCGAGCCCTGGCCAAGCAACTGGAAGCCGACCTGGCCATCATCGACAAGCGCCGTCCGCGCGCCAACGTGTCGGAAGTGATGAACATCATCGGTGAAGTCGACGGCCGCACCTGCATCATCATGGACGACATGGTCGACACCGCCGGCACGCTGTGCAAGGCGGCCCAGGCCCTGAAAGACCGCGGCGCCGGCGCCGTTTACGCCTATTGCACGCACCCCGTGCTGTCGGGCGGCGCCATTGATCGCATTGAAGCGTCGGAACTGGACGAACTGGTCGTCACCGACACCATCCCGCTCTCCGAGCAAGGCCAGGCCAGCGGCAAGATCCGCCAGCTGTCGTGCGCCGCGCTGCTGGGCGAGACCATCCTGCGTATCTCGAACGCGGAATCGGTCAGCTCGCTGTTCGTCGACTGA
- the pth gene encoding aminoacyl-tRNA hydrolase: protein MSIPIRLIVGLGNPGPDYETTRHNAGFWLADHLADDLRTSFALEKSFFGMVAKSRLGADNVLLLKPITYMNKSGQAVGALARFYKLAPEQVLVLHDELDLLPGQVKLKQGGGHAGHNGLKDIQAVLGSPNFWRLRIGIGHPRTLGLAQQVADFVLHPPRRDEQKEIDAVIDRCRAVVPAMLAGDFPLATRQLHSGNVAG, encoded by the coding sequence ATGTCTATTCCCATACGCCTCATTGTGGGATTGGGTAACCCCGGTCCCGACTACGAAACCACACGGCACAACGCCGGCTTCTGGCTGGCCGACCATCTGGCGGACGATCTGCGCACTTCTTTTGCGCTTGAGAAATCTTTTTTCGGCATGGTCGCCAAGTCGCGCCTGGGTGCGGACAACGTGCTGTTGCTCAAGCCCATCACCTATATGAATAAATCCGGCCAGGCCGTCGGCGCCTTGGCGCGCTTCTACAAGCTGGCGCCCGAACAGGTGCTGGTCTTGCATGACGAACTGGATCTGCTGCCCGGACAGGTCAAGCTCAAGCAGGGCGGTGGCCATGCGGGGCATAACGGCTTGAAGGACATTCAGGCGGTGCTGGGCAGCCCGAACTTCTGGCGCTTGCGCATCGGTATCGGCCACCCGCGCACGCTGGGCCTGGCCCAGCAGGTGGCGGACTTTGTGCTGCATCCGCCGCGTCGCGATGAGCAGAAAGAAATCGATGCCGTCATCGACCGCTGCCGCGCCGTGGTGCCGGCGATGCTGGCGGGCGATTTTCCGCTGGCCACGCGCCAATTGCATAGTGGCAACGTTGCCGGATGA